Proteins from a genomic interval of Lacticaseibacillus pabuli:
- a CDS encoding aminopeptidase — MTNENFALNLKKYADLAVQTGANVQPGDDVYLQIAVDQAPLARLIVASVYKSGAARVMVQWQDDTVKRLDLNHMGDDELDAVPPYEKAMYDYWVDQSAKRITVVSADPDNLGSVDPRRVARYNAGHQQAYARLSNAISSNQISWTIIAAASPKWAEKVFPDDDAAVAVDKLWTEIFKTTRIDKDDPEAAWQAHVDKLNEKAKWLNDQQFDALHYSAPGTDLTVGLPKHHLWQAAGSTNPKGEFFIPNMPTEEVFTGPDKRRIDGTVASTKPLSYAGNVLEGMHFTFKNGEVINYKADRGQAVLDDLFKIRGAKSLGEVSLVPDPSPISQSGIIFFNTLFDENASDHMAFGQAYPFTVDGGVEMTPEQRDHAGLNDADTHVDFMMGSAEMNIDGISKEGKLVPIFRNGDWA; from the coding sequence ATGACCAATGAGAATTTTGCTTTAAATCTTAAAAAGTACGCGGACCTAGCCGTCCAGACTGGGGCAAATGTCCAGCCCGGCGATGACGTCTATCTCCAGATTGCGGTGGACCAAGCACCCCTTGCCCGTTTAATCGTGGCGAGTGTCTACAAATCAGGCGCTGCACGCGTGATGGTGCAGTGGCAGGATGACACCGTCAAGCGATTGGACCTGAATCACATGGGCGACGACGAACTCGACGCCGTTCCTCCCTATGAAAAGGCCATGTATGACTACTGGGTCGATCAGAGTGCCAAGCGGATTACCGTCGTCAGTGCCGACCCCGACAACCTGGGCAGTGTTGACCCGCGCCGCGTCGCCCGCTATAACGCCGGCCACCAGCAGGCCTACGCCCGTTTAAGCAACGCAATTTCTTCTAACCAGATTAGCTGGACCATCATCGCCGCAGCCAGTCCTAAGTGGGCCGAGAAGGTCTTCCCAGATGACGATGCCGCAGTTGCCGTGGACAAGCTCTGGACCGAAATTTTCAAAACGACCCGGATTGATAAGGATGACCCCGAGGCAGCTTGGCAGGCCCACGTCGACAAGTTGAACGAAAAGGCCAAGTGGCTCAACGACCAGCAGTTTGACGCCTTGCACTACAGCGCACCTGGCACCGATTTGACAGTTGGTTTACCCAAGCACCACCTCTGGCAGGCGGCTGGCTCTACCAATCCTAAAGGTGAGTTCTTCATCCCGAACATGCCGACCGAGGAAGTCTTCACCGGCCCAGACAAGCGCCGCATTGATGGCACCGTGGCCTCAACCAAGCCGCTCTCCTACGCCGGCAACGTGCTGGAAGGCATGCACTTTACCTTTAAAAACGGCGAAGTTATCAATTACAAGGCCGACCGCGGTCAGGCCGTCCTGGATGACCTGTTCAAGATTCGTGGTGCCAAGTCGCTGGGTGAAGTCTCACTGGTCCCAGACCCATCCCCAATTTCACAGTCGGGCATCATCTTCTTCAACACCCTGTTCGACGAAAACGCATCCGATCACATGGCATTCGGTCAGGCCTACCCCTTCACCGTTGATGGCGGTGTCGAGATGACGCCTGAACAACGTGACCACGCCGGCTTGAACGACGCTGATACCCACGTGGACTTCATGATGGGTTCCGCCGAAATGAACATCGACGGTATTAGTAAAGAAGGCAAGTTGGTCCCAATTTTCCGCAATGGGGACTGGGCATAA
- a CDS encoding TetR/AcrR family transcriptional regulator: MARHKTITREQILESAYRLVVEQGFKRFTARNIAAEIGCSTQPIYLEFSNMAELREAVMDRIKQELTDNFDKVYTNDPVIDLALTYIDFASENRNLYQAVFVEDHFGVDDMRAFAISSAMNRLDQHPEIGNLTQMQKANVISGLWIVATGIADLMTSGFITLSHAQMVDILEIVESELINNDKLSEHRGEDIISLAARKANM; encoded by the coding sequence ATGGCACGTCACAAGACAATTACACGGGAGCAGATTCTCGAATCCGCTTACCGTTTGGTCGTTGAGCAAGGTTTCAAACGGTTCACAGCACGTAACATTGCGGCGGAGATTGGTTGCTCGACACAGCCAATCTACCTCGAGTTCAGCAACATGGCTGAGCTTCGCGAGGCAGTGATGGATCGTATTAAGCAGGAATTGACTGATAACTTCGACAAGGTTTACACCAACGACCCAGTTATCGACTTGGCACTCACTTACATTGACTTTGCGAGTGAGAACCGCAACTTGTACCAGGCTGTGTTCGTGGAAGACCACTTCGGCGTTGATGACATGCGTGCATTCGCAATTTCATCCGCAATGAACCGTCTTGACCAGCACCCAGAAATTGGTAACTTGACCCAGATGCAGAAGGCTAACGTCATCTCTGGTCTGTGGATTGTAGCCACTGGGATTGCTGATCTGATGACATCCGGCTTCATCACATTGTCACACGCACAGATGGTCGACATCTTGGAAATCGTTGAATCAGAATTGATTAATAACGACAAACTGAGCGAACACCGCGGCGAAGACATTATCAGCCTGGCTGCTCGTAAAGCAAACATGTAG